CAGGCTGTTGAATATTTCATCAAATCCAATGACATCAGACTTCTCCTGAATTTCTTCCAAGTTTATACTTTGCAATTTGATCCTGAAAAAAAAGAGAGATTGATCAATATCCTTCATAAATTCAGAGAAAATAATGAAAATAAAGAAATCGCTGATTTCCTCCTTGGATATTCCTTTGTTTTATTAGATGAACCGGAAGAAGCGGAAATGTACCTCGATAAACTCACCATTGATTTTTTAAAAGAAAATGATCTGCTTGTTACTACTGCTATTGCTTATCTGACAAATTCCCAAAATATACAGAAAGCAAGAGAACTTATTTATCAACAGCATAATCAAAATGTTTCTGCAAATGAAATTATCGGAATGTATTTTTATAATACCAACAACGATTCTCTTGCTTATGAATATTTTAACAAAGAGATCGAGGAAAATCCAAAACCCAAAGCAAATGTTTACATTTTTACATCTATGCTTTTAGAGAAAATGGATGATATTGAGAAAGCGATTTCAATATTAGATAAAGCAGTTGAAATCTATTCTGAAAATGCAGATGTTCTGAATTCTCTCGGTTATATAATTGCTAATCACGAGATAAAAGAGAAATTCGAATATGCGGAAAGTCTTTTGACAAAAGCACTGGAACTACAACCGGAAAGTTCAATGATCTGGGATAGTTTTGGCTGGTTACATTTCAAAATGGGAAATTTCAGAGATGCGATCAAAGCGATGGAACTTCCTCTGAAAGAAGGGATAATTCATAGTGAAATCGCTTATCATCTCGGTGAGATCTATTTCAAATTAGATCAACCGAAGCTTTCGGAGAAATTTTTCAGACTGGCAATAAATCTCGATAATGATGATAGTTCTGTTGAGCTTTCTAAAAAACAGTTAAAAAATGAACTGGGAATTGTTTTGAATGAGAAAGAGTAGTTCGGAACTTGTTCCGAAACCATTTAAACCTGAGAAAGGAGTATTCATGAAATTTGTATTCAATAAAAGAAATAAGATATTACTGATTTTAGCGATTGTTATGCTGATCATCGGTTATATTGTCATGGGAACAGGTGACAAAACAATATCTCCCGTAATTTTGATCATTGCTTATGTAGTTCTCATTCCGGCAGCGATCATGACCGGTGTTTCTAAAGAAGATGAGTAAACTGCTTTTGTTTAAAAATGCTAATCATAAAATCGGAGAAATTTCATAAATAAGAAACTGTTTTTCAAAAAAATAAAGTCCTAAAATTTTTCAGATTTGAATCGCAAAGAAAAATAATTGGAGGATCAAATGGAAGCGATCAGAAAAATTACAACCGTAAAGAATGGTATTATCTCTTTTAATGATTTGAATAAATTCAACAGCCAGGAAGTTGAAGTAATAATTTTTCCACTATTTTATGACAAATTAAAAAGAAATGAATCTCAAAAGAAAAAATTCTTAAAATTCAATGGCATATTCGCATCACAGCATAAAGATACATCAACTAAAGTAGATGAGTTGATTTATGGAAAGTAATCTACTATTTATCGATACAAGTGCTTTCTATGCTTTTCTCGATCATAGTGATGAGAAACATCAGGAAATTGCTGATATTTTCGAAAAACGAACAGAATATTTTGTGACATCGAATTATATTTTAGATGAGTTAATTACTCTTCTTCGTGTTCGTAAAATTTCACTGGTAAAGATTAAACCTTTTATCGAAGCATTGTGGAATAATGAAATTTGTAAAATAATTAGAATTACCGAAGAAATCGATTTCGAAGCCTGGTCAATGATGAAAAATTATGAAGAACATTTATTCAGCTTTACCGATTGTACTTCTTTTATAATAATGAAAAATTATAATATGAAAAAAGTGTGCACCTTGGATAAACATTTTCTAATTGCCGGTTTTGAAGTTGTCAGTTAAATGAATTTTCAATAATAATTGCTCTTAATTTCAATTAATCTTAAATCAAGTTTCGCAGTTATTAAAAAGGTCTTATGTCCAGAAAAATGAATTTGAATATGAATCACAAATATCATCTAACTAATAATACACGAGAAATTTATACCTTTTTTACAATTATTGATTTATCGAGTCTAAAAAATTACATAAAAACCATTGAAATGGTTAGGGATAATGTTTTTACTATTCTCATCACCACAATGAATTGTGGTGTTATTCTGATTAAATTTAATAGGAACTGTATTCTTTTTTTTCAGAACAACACCCTGATTTATCAGGGTGAAAGAACGATTGAATATGATGAACAGAACCGTTTAACGGTTTACATTCTTCTGTGAAACTTGAGTAATCTTAATTTGAAATAATTTTATGTCTAACAACAACCAATATCTCTCCGAAGAATTTTTAGCGACCATCGATAAATTCAATCTGCGTGCTCGTTTGATTGTCGAAGGTTTTATTATTGGTCTGCATAAATCACCTTATCACGGATTCAGCGTGGAGTTTTCCGATCATCGCCAGTATAATCCAGGTGATGCAATTCGGAAAATCGATTGGAAGGTATATGCCAAAACTAATCGTTATTATATCAAAAGGTATGAAGAAGAAACAAATCTGAAAGCTTATATAATTGTTGATCACAGCAATTCTATGGGATATGCTTCGGAAAAAATATCAAAGCTTGAATATGCCAAAGCATTTGCTTCTGCTTTGTCTTATTTAATGATCTCGCAACAAGATGCTGTCGGACTTCTGACTTACACCAACAAAATTACCAGCTATATTCCACCGCGTTCGATGAAAACTTATCTGAACATTATTTTTAAAGAACTAATCAATCTGGAAGCAAAAGAACAAACTCAAACTGCTGATGTTCTGCATTCTCTTGCTGACCGGATCAGGAAAAGAGGTTTGATCATCCTCATTTCCGATATGATAGATGATCCTGATAAAATCCTGCAGGGATTACAGCATTTCCGACATCAAAAGCATGAGGTTATCCTTTTTCATATCCAGGATAAACAGGAACTGGATTTTAATTTTAAGAAAGAAACGGAATTCATCGATGCTGAAACAAATGAAAAGATCACTGTTAATCCCTGGCAGATCAGGAAAGATTATTATAATGCTTACCAGAAAAATGTGACTTATCTTAAAACAAAATGTCACGAATCTTTTATCGAATATAATCCGATCACAACAGATACACCTTTTGAGCAGAACTTGCTGCAGTATTTGATCAAACGTTCAAAATTGATGTAATGCATGAATTTGAAAAATCATGAAGAAAATTCTAATCTTAAATTTGCTTTTACTTTTAGTTTTGTCCTGTTCACCGAATAAAACAAACGAGTTTCTAAATAAAAACAACTATAAAAAAATCGATCTTATCCAAAATGCTGAATTTGAGAAAAAGATTTACTGGGATCTCGAACTTGCTACTGTTTTCTTCAATTATGAAGATATTACAGATTTTATCCAAAACAAAATCGAAACTTTAGAACTAAAATACGAAACATCAGAAAAACTCAATGATTTTCAAAAATGTTTAGAACACCTGGAAGCTCTTTTTCTGCTCTCGAACCGGGTAGATTATTTTTTTTTGGATGTAGAACTTCTTGCTCCTAAAATCTTTAATTTATTTGAATCCGGAAATGTTAAGATTTTGGATAAAGGAACAAATAGATTTCAAAAAGAACTGCTTTTCTTCGATGAAAAAGAAGAATTTGAAATGCCGAATATTCCAAATAGAGACAATATATTTCTGCAGACTCATCGTTTAGTGATTTCACATACTTATCGTTATTATTGCCTTTCTGACGGAAAAATATTTTTTTCAACTCGTGATTATTTTAGATTTCCATATTTATATGATCCTAAAATCTATCCTGAGGTTTATGATTATCCTGATATTTTTGAAATAAATGCTAAATTTAATAAAATTTCTAAACAATAATGAGATTTATAAAGAGTCTCAAATAATCTTAAATAGAATATTTTGATAAATATCACAGAATAATTTTTATGCATATTCGTAACAATTAATGAATAAGCACGACACAAAACATTTAACTTGACTAATAATATCAGAAAAAACATTTGAAAAGTAAATTTAGATGGAGGTTATATGGATTATTTTTTCACTGAAGAACAGTTGGAAATAAAAGAAATTGCACGCAAAGTTGCAGAAGAAAAGATAAAACCGGTAAGAGCAAAATATGATGAAGAAAACGCTTTTCCCTGGGAAATCGTTGAAGTTTTTAAACAGACAGACCTTTTTGCAGTACTTGTTCCGGAGGAATATGACGGGATCAGCGGCAAGGTTGTCGATCTGGCGATCGTTACCGAAGAATTAAGCAGGATCTGTGGAGGAATTGGACTTGCTTTTGGAGCAACAGGTCTGGGAATGTACCCGATCCTGATTTCCGGTTCCGAAGAGCAGAAACAAAAGTATTTACCGGATATCGCTGCCGGGGAAAGACTCGCAGCTTTTGCTTTGACCGAAGCAAACGCCGGTTCAGATGCCGGAGGAATTGAAACAACTGCTGCCAAAGATGGTGATTTTTATGTTCTGAATGGAAC
This sequence is a window from Candidatus Cloacimonadota bacterium. Protein-coding genes within it:
- a CDS encoding DUF58 domain-containing protein yields the protein MSNNNQYLSEEFLATIDKFNLRARLIVEGFIIGLHKSPYHGFSVEFSDHRQYNPGDAIRKIDWKVYAKTNRYYIKRYEEETNLKAYIIVDHSNSMGYASEKISKLEYAKAFASALSYLMISQQDAVGLLTYTNKITSYIPPRSMKTYLNIIFKELINLEAKEQTQTADVLHSLADRIRKRGLIILISDMIDDPDKILQGLQHFRHQKHEVILFHIQDKQELDFNFKKETEFIDAETNEKITVNPWQIRKDYYNAYQKNVTYLKTKCHESFIEYNPITTDTPFEQNLLQYLIKRSKLM
- a CDS encoding PIN domain-containing protein, whose product is MESNLLFIDTSAFYAFLDHSDEKHQEIADIFEKRTEYFVTSNYILDELITLLRVRKISLVKIKPFIEALWNNEICKIIRITEEIDFEAWSMMKNYEEHLFSFTDCTSFIIMKNYNMKKVCTLDKHFLIAGFEVVS